In the Sarcophilus harrisii chromosome 3, mSarHar1.11, whole genome shotgun sequence genome, one interval contains:
- the KCTD4 gene encoding BTB/POZ domain-containing protein KCTD4, with translation MERKINRREKEKDYEGKHNSPEGTDQGKSCKTLTTLNVGGYLYITQKQTLTKYPDTFLEGIVNGKILCPLDADGHYFIDRDGLLFRHVLNFLRNGELLLPEGFRENQLLAQEAEFFQLKGLAEEVKSRWEKEQLTSRETTFLEITDNHDRSQGLRIFCNAPDFITKIKSRIVLVSKSRLDGFPEEFSISSNIIQFKYFIKSENGTRLVLKEDNTFVCTLETLKFEAIMMALKCGFRLLTSLDCSKGSIVHSDALHFIK, from the coding sequence ATGGAACGCAAAATaaacaggagagaaaaagaaaaagactatgaAGGGAAACACAACAGCCCTGAAGGTACTGATCAAGGAAAGAGCTGCAAAACGCTGACGACTCTCAATGTTGGTGGATATTTGTATATTACTCAAAAACAAACACTGACCAAGTATCCAGATACTTTCCTTGAAGGTATAGTCAATGGAAAAATCCTTTGCCCTCTTGATGCTGATGGTCACTACTTCATAGACAGGGATGGACTCCTTTTCAGACATGTTCTGAACTTCTTACGGAATGGAGAACTTCTACTACCAGAAGGATTTCGAGAAAATCAACTCCTGGCCCAGGAGGCAGAATTCTTTCAGCTTAAAGGGCTGGCTGAAGAAGTGAAATCAAGGTGGGAGAAAGAACAGCTAACATCCAGAGAGACTACTTTCTTGGAAATCACTGATAACCACGATCGCTCACAAGGTTTGAGAATCTTTTGTAATGCTCCTGAtttcataacaaaaataaaatctcgCATTGTACTGGTGTCTAAGAGCCGGCTGGATGGATTTCCAGAGGAATTTTCTATATCTTccaatattattcaatttaaATACTTCATAAAGTCTGAAAATGGCACACGACTTGTGTTAAAGGAAGACAATACCTTTGTCTGCACCCTGGAAACTCTTAAGTTTGAGGCTATCATGATGGCTTTAAAATGTGGCTTTAGATTGCTGACCAGTCTGGATTGTTCCAAAGGGTCAATTGTTCACAGCGATGCACTTCATTTTATCAAGTAA